CAGCGCGATGCGATAGTTGTTGGTGCTGGTCTCCGGCAGCCACGGCGCCAGGTTTTCATCAAGGTAACCGTCCTGGAGCAGATCGTGAGAAATTTTCTGCTCGCTGAGATGATTACCGAGACGGCGCAGACGGACAACATACTCGCGTACGGTCCCGTGGCTCATTTCGGTCTGTTCAAACAGGAATTGTTTAAAACCAATGATGTCGAAGAAATCGCTCTGCGTCTTGCAGTGCAGATCGCCGCAGAAACGGCATAGCGCCACCCACTCTTTCTGCTCCTGCTGCCAGGCGGCTTCATCCATGAGTGTATCGAGGCGGGAAATGGCGATTTTATTGACGATCTGCCCTTTGCGCACCAGCGTGATGCGATCCAGTAACTTGTGGCAATGGGCGCAATGCGTCTGGCTGTGTTTAAAGTCTTTGAGGTAGCGGCTTAGAGGCCGTCTTTTTGATTGCTGCACCGTCATGAGAACTCCTGGTAGTCAATACGTTGTGCGGCATTTTTCAGCGCCGACAACGTCGTTCGCTATAACTTACCCAGCTTCGTGCGTAACCGTTTTATGGCCTGACTGTGCAACTGGCTGACCCGTGACTCTCCGACTTCCAGAACCGCGCCAATCTCTTTGAGATTGAGTTCTTCCTGGTAATAGAGCGTGAGCACCAGTTGTTCGTGTTCCGGAAGGGCTTCAATGGCATCCATCACGCGCTGGCGCAAATTGCTCTCAAGGAGCTGTTGTAACGGGTTTTCCTGCTGATGTTCTTCTGTCACCAGCTCGATACTATCGCCATGCTCTTCCCGCCACTCGTCATAGGAGAAGAGTTGGCTGTTGTTGGTATCAAGCAACATCTGACGATATTCTTCTACAGGAATCGCCAGCCGCTCCGCCACCTCAGTTTCCGTCGCGTTGCGCCCTAATTCCTGTTCCAGTTGCCCCATCGCCTGTGCCACTTCGCGGGCATTGCGCCGAACGCTACGCGGCACCCAGTCGCGGCTGCGTAGTTCATCCAGCATCGCCCCACGAATACGCTGCACTGCGTAAGTGGTAAATGCCGTTCCTTGCAGAGCGTCATATCGGTCAACTGCATTCAATAACCCGATACCGCCCGCCTGTAGCAGATCGTCCAGTTCTACGCTCGCGGGCAAACGCACCTGCAGGCGCAACGCTTCGTGACGCACCAGCGGTACATAACGCTGCCACAGCGAGTGTTTATCCATTACACCTTCAGCGGTATACAGTGAATTCACGATAAACAGCCCTGCGTTAAATGAGTTATCGGCATGATTATCCGTTTCTGCAGGGGTTTTAATCGGGTGAATAGTGGGTGAAATGAGGGGTTATTTAGGGGTTACCGGTAAAGCCAGAACGAAAAAACCCCGCCGGAGCGGGGTTTGCGCAAGAAGCGTAAATTAACGCAGCAGAGACAGAACGTTCTGAGTCGTCTGGTTAGCCTGTGCCAGTACAGAAGTACCTGCTTGTTGCAGGATCTGCGCACGAGACATGTTAGACACTTCAGTCGCGTAGTCAGCGTCTTCGATACGGCTACGAGCAGAAGACAGGTTGTTAACGGTGTTGCCCAGGTTGGTGATAGCAGAATCGAAACGGTTCTGTACCGCACCCAGGGAGCTACGCAGTTTGTCAACTTTAGCCAGAGCTTCGTCCAGCTTAGCCAGCGGATTGGAAGTTGCTAATGCTTTCAGGTCAGATGCGCTGATTTCAGTACCTTTAGTTGCAGTAGCACCGGCGATAGTTGCGCCATAGATTTTATCATCTTCACGCATGATAGCCTGAGCAGAACCATCACTCTTAACCGCCCACTCAACAGCTTTGCCATTCGGATCGGTAATGACCGCGGTATTACCAGTCGCGGCGTCAACGTTAACCGCCAGGTAAGTACCATCTGACGTTTTGGCAGCAAAGGCACCAGCAACCGCTTTACCATCGGTATCCAGAACCTGATGAACGTCCAGGTTTTTGCCACCGAAGTAGACAGACATCGGAGAGTCGTTAAATGCTAATGCTTTGCCTACTTTACCGGCAGCCAGGTCAACAGATTTCGCGGTGCCAGCATCGTCAACAAATGCCGTTACGCGGCCGCCAAAGTTCGCCAGTTGAACATCATTACCGTCAACCTGAACTTTTTCATAACCTGTGCCATTTTGCTTCAGTAAATTGAATTTACCACCCGCAGCATTGCCATCCTGTGCGACAAAATAAGTCTGGCCATCAACCTGAATCTGATAAACATCATCAGTTTTACCAGCACCGTTGGCATCAGTCACATCACCAGTCGTCTTCGCATTTGCGTCAAAATAAGTCGGAAGATCGTCAGTGGCATAAGTTGCACCAAACGCATCAACTGTACCGACTTTACCGTCAGCAGCATTCACCTGAGTCAGTGTCGGCGCAGCTTCGCTTTTCAGAGCAACAGCAGAATTCATCGGAACTTTGCCCGGTGCTACGCTGAAGCTGTCCAGACCTAAGGTTTTCGCATCGATTTTGTCCAGTTTGATTTCGATGGTTTCGCCATCGTTCGCACCCACCTGGATTTTCATGGTCTGGTCGGAAGCCAGCACTTTCACGCCGTTGAACTGAGTCTGACCGGATACGCGGTCAATTTCGCTCAGGCGCTGGGTGATTTCGTCCTGGATGGAGCTCAGGTCAGAATCGGAGTTAGTACCGTTCGTTGCCTGCACAGACAATTCACGGATACGCTGCAGGTTGTTGTTGATTTCAGACAGCGCGCCTTCCGTCGTCTGAGCAACAGAGATACCGTCGTTGGCGTTACGAGAAGCCTGAGTCAGACCTTTGATGTTAGACGTAAAGCGGTTAGCAATCGCCTGGCCCGCAGCATCGTCTTTCGCGCTATTGATACGCAGACCGGAAGACAGGCGCTCAATCGCAGAGCTCAGGGAAGACTGAGATTTGTTCAGGTTGTTTTGGGTCAACAGCGACAGGCTGTTTGTATTAATGACTTGTGCCATGATCTTTTCCTTATCAATTACA
The sequence above is drawn from the Citrobacter amalonaticus genome and encodes:
- a CDS encoding RNA polymerase sigma factor FliA, which produces MNSLYTAEGVMDKHSLWQRYVPLVRHEALRLQVRLPASVELDDLLQAGGIGLLNAVDRYDALQGTAFTTYAVQRIRGAMLDELRSRDWVPRSVRRNAREVAQAMGQLEQELGRNATETEVAERLAIPVEEYRQMLLDTNNSQLFSYDEWREEHGDSIELVTEEHQQENPLQQLLESNLRQRVMDAIEALPEHEQLVLTLYYQEELNLKEIGAVLEVGESRVSQLHSQAIKRLRTKLGKL
- the fliZ gene encoding flagella biosynthesis regulatory protein FliZ, which encodes MTVQQSKRRPLSRYLKDFKHSQTHCAHCHKLLDRITLVRKGQIVNKIAISRLDTLMDEAAWQQEQKEWVALCRFCGDLHCKTQSDFFDIIGFKQFLFEQTEMSHGTVREYVVRLRRLGNHLSEQKISHDLLQDGYLDENLAPWLPETSTNNYRIALRKYAQYKAHARPEQQQNSSLRMTSDIY
- a CDS encoding flagellin, giving the protein MAQVINTNSLSLLTQNNLNKSQSSLSSAIERLSSGLRINSAKDDAAGQAIANRFTSNIKGLTQASRNANDGISVAQTTEGALSEINNNLQRIRELSVQATNGTNSDSDLSSIQDEITQRLSEIDRVSGQTQFNGVKVLASDQTMKIQVGANDGETIEIKLDKIDAKTLGLDSFSVAPGKVPMNSAVALKSEAAPTLTQVNAADGKVGTVDAFGATYATDDLPTYFDANAKTTGDVTDANGAGKTDDVYQIQVDGQTYFVAQDGNAAGGKFNLLKQNGTGYEKVQVDGNDVQLANFGGRVTAFVDDAGTAKSVDLAAGKVGKALAFNDSPMSVYFGGKNLDVHQVLDTDGKAVAGAFAAKTSDGTYLAVNVDAATGNTAVITDPNGKAVEWAVKSDGSAQAIMREDDKIYGATIAGATATKGTEISASDLKALATSNPLAKLDEALAKVDKLRSSLGAVQNRFDSAITNLGNTVNNLSSARSRIEDADYATEVSNMSRAQILQQAGTSVLAQANQTTQNVLSLLR